A single genomic interval of Noviherbaspirillum cavernae harbors:
- a CDS encoding sensor histidine kinase, translated as MPRYLRYFLVVGGAVVSILLFLLASASENSALFDKHYPWLLGLNALMAVALLALVVLLLTRLYRRHKRGEFGSKLMARLVLLFALIGILPGAVIYIVSVQFVSRSIESWFNVRVEAALESGLTLGRTALDASLADLHTKARSIALELSELSESTLVTQLSRLRDASQQQEATIVTSGGQVVATVGGRLATLVPELPSAAMLRQARLTRGFSAIESNIDLPESAADPGTASAASANAQNGLRLRVVVAIPTSGSGFALQNESYYLQLMQPVPSHLATNAEALRAAYSEYQERSLARTGLRKIYIVTLTLTLLLAIFGAIAGAFLIAGDLAKPLLLLAEGTKAVAEGNLSPRPIVATSDELGTLTQSFNTMTRQLADARASVEKNRAELENAKAYLESVLANMSAGVMVLDSQFRLVTCNESVERILSREFDPWIGQPLTAIDGLEPLANAITKAFSEQSASAASVGSGTNASHWQRQIEVPRRIDGGAADQDLTLLARGSHLPVAGKTAYIVVFDDISDVISAQRSIAWGEVARRLAHEIKNPLTPIQLSAERLQMKLEDKLAPQDAAMLNKGTATIVNQVSAMKRMVDDFRDYAKTPPAVLSPLNLNALVEEILHLYVAGDDRHAIHASLAPGLPQVMGDPTQLRQVIHNLLQNAQDAVAESAGRAPRIDVLTETIRFQHGDGNDGIAVRLTITDNGPGFTAKIMNRAFEPYITTKPRGTGLGLAMVKKIVDEHGGRIDIQNRPDGNGAKVAILLLKLAAL; from the coding sequence GTGCCACGGTATCTGCGTTACTTCCTCGTCGTCGGCGGTGCGGTCGTCAGCATCCTGCTGTTCCTGCTGGCATCGGCCTCGGAAAACTCGGCATTGTTCGACAAGCATTATCCCTGGCTGCTCGGCCTGAATGCCCTGATGGCGGTCGCGCTGCTGGCGCTGGTTGTGCTGCTGCTGACGCGCCTGTACCGGCGCCACAAGCGCGGCGAGTTCGGCTCGAAGCTGATGGCGCGACTGGTGCTGCTGTTCGCGCTGATCGGCATCCTGCCGGGCGCGGTGATCTATATCGTGTCGGTGCAGTTCGTGTCGCGCTCGATCGAGTCCTGGTTCAACGTGCGGGTCGAAGCGGCGCTCGAATCCGGCCTGACGCTCGGGCGCACCGCGCTCGACGCCTCGCTGGCCGATCTCCACACCAAGGCGCGCAGCATCGCGCTGGAGCTGTCGGAACTGTCCGAATCGACACTGGTGACGCAACTATCGCGCCTGCGCGACGCCAGCCAGCAGCAGGAAGCGACGATCGTCACGTCCGGTGGACAGGTGGTCGCCACCGTCGGCGGCCGCCTCGCCACACTGGTGCCGGAACTGCCGAGCGCGGCGATGCTGCGTCAGGCGCGCCTGACGCGCGGCTTTTCCGCCATCGAAAGCAACATCGACCTTCCCGAAAGCGCCGCCGATCCGGGCACGGCAAGCGCCGCGTCGGCCAATGCGCAGAACGGCTTGCGCCTGCGTGTGGTGGTCGCAATTCCGACCAGCGGCAGCGGCTTCGCGCTGCAGAACGAATCCTACTATCTGCAATTGATGCAGCCGGTGCCGTCCCATCTGGCGACGAACGCGGAAGCGCTGCGCGCCGCCTACAGCGAATACCAGGAACGATCGCTGGCGCGCACCGGCCTGCGCAAGATCTACATCGTGACGCTGACGCTGACCCTGCTGCTGGCGATCTTCGGCGCGATCGCCGGCGCGTTTCTGATCGCCGGCGATCTCGCCAAGCCGCTGCTGCTGCTGGCCGAAGGCACCAAGGCGGTGGCCGAAGGCAACCTCTCGCCGCGCCCCATCGTCGCCACCTCCGACGAGCTCGGCACGTTGACGCAATCGTTCAACACCATGACGCGCCAGCTAGCCGACGCCCGCGCGTCGGTCGAGAAGAACCGCGCCGAACTGGAGAACGCAAAAGCCTATCTCGAATCGGTGCTGGCCAACATGTCGGCAGGCGTGATGGTGCTCGACAGCCAGTTCCGGCTCGTCACCTGCAACGAGTCGGTCGAACGCATCCTGTCGCGCGAATTCGATCCCTGGATCGGCCAGCCGTTGACCGCGATCGACGGCCTGGAGCCGCTGGCCAATGCGATCACCAAGGCGTTTTCCGAACAAAGCGCCAGCGCGGCGTCAGTCGGCTCCGGCACGAACGCATCGCACTGGCAGCGCCAGATCGAGGTGCCGCGCCGCATCGACGGCGGCGCGGCCGACCAGGACCTCACGCTGCTGGCACGCGGCTCGCATCTGCCGGTGGCGGGAAAGACCGCCTACATCGTTGTGTTCGACGACATTTCGGACGTGATTTCGGCGCAGCGCTCGATCGCATGGGGCGAAGTGGCGCGCCGGCTGGCGCACGAGATCAAGAATCCGCTGACGCCGATCCAGCTCTCCGCCGAGCGTCTGCAGATGAAGCTGGAGGACAAGCTCGCGCCGCAGGACGCCGCCATGCTGAACAAGGGCACGGCCACCATCGTCAACCAGGTGTCGGCGATGAAGCGCATGGTCGACGATTTCCGCGACTATGCGAAGACGCCGCCGGCGGTGCTCTCGCCGCTGAACCTGAATGCGCTGGTCGAGGAAATCCTGCATCTGTACGTCGCCGGCGATGACCGTCATGCCATCCATGCATCGCTGGCACCCGGCCTGCCGCAGGTGATGGGCGACCCCACGCAACTGCGCCAGGTCATACACAATCTGCTGCAGAATGCGCAGGATGCGGTTGCCGAAAGTGCGGGCCGCGCGCCGCGCATCGATGTATTAACCGAGACAATCCGCTTTCAGCACGGAGATGGCAATGATGGCATTGCGGTGCGCCTGACCATCACCGACAATGGACCCGGATTCACGGCGAAGATCATGAACCGCGCATTCGAGCCTTACATCACCACCAAGCCGCGCGGCACAGGCCTCGGACTTGCGATGGTGAAAAAGATCGTCGACGAACATGGCGGCCGTATCGATATTCAAAACCGGCCGGATGGAAATGGTGCCAAAGTGGCAATTTTGCTGTTAAAGTTAGCCGCGCTTTGA
- a CDS encoding DUF4390 domain-containing protein, producing the protein MTRRLLPLAIGWLLSALLLAAAFSPLPARAAEVVEITAANIESTEEGYRLATKFSFDLTRGLEDVITRGIPLYFTTEVELTRPRWYWFDEKAISASRTIRISYDVLTRQYHASASGRLQQSFVTLEDALSLVRRPSRWLIADKGALKPGEVYNVAVRMGLDVARLPKPFQVHAINSSDWRLSSDWKTFTFRAE; encoded by the coding sequence GTGACGCGCAGACTTCTCCCTCTTGCAATCGGCTGGCTCCTGAGCGCGTTGCTGCTGGCTGCAGCCTTTTCACCATTGCCCGCTCGCGCCGCGGAAGTGGTCGAGATCACGGCGGCGAATATCGAAAGCACGGAAGAAGGCTACCGCCTGGCGACCAAATTTTCCTTCGATCTGACGCGCGGACTGGAGGATGTAATCACGCGCGGCATCCCGCTGTACTTCACGACGGAAGTCGAACTGACACGGCCGCGCTGGTACTGGTTCGATGAAAAGGCGATTTCCGCTTCGCGCACGATCCGCATTTCCTACGACGTGCTGACGCGCCAGTATCACGCCTCCGCCAGCGGACGGCTGCAGCAGAGTTTCGTCACGCTGGAGGATGCCTTGTCGCTGGTCCGGCGGCCGAGCCGCTGGCTGATCGCCGACAAGGGCGCACTGAAGCCGGGCGAGGTCTACAACGTCGCGGTCCGCATGGGGCTGGACGTGGCCCGTCTGCCCAAGCCCTTCCAGGTACACGCCATCAACAGCAGCGACTGGCGCCTTTCCTCCGACTGGAAAACCTTCACCTTCAGGGCGGAATAG
- the rsmB gene encoding 16S rRNA (cytosine(967)-C(5))-methyltransferase RsmB has product MSTPQLKTDSLAFSLLGAARAVAQVREGTALPQALATVFAQTHATPQARGAMQDIAYRTMRRLARAEALVSRLTSKPPTPVLLHALLCCALALVSDPEDDAGDTPYESFTVVDQAVNAAAAERAIAHAKGMVNAVLRRFLRERGTLLPQVLRQPEVEWNYPAWWIDATQAAYPADWQSILRIGNGAPPLTLRVNRRKTTVTDYMNTLAANQLNAAQVGPDAVRLIRPVPVAQIPGFAEGLASVQDAAAQLAAPLLDLHDGMRVLDACAAPGGKSGHILECADVDLTALDSDPKRLARVDDNLQRLQLAATLKTGDAGRTGWWDGKPFDRILADVPCTASGIVRRHPDIRWLRRSDDAARLATVSARILDNLWQMLRPDGKLLFVTCSIWPQESEMQAADFATRHRATRLEAPGQLLPAASAEQDHDGLYYALFQKTAA; this is encoded by the coding sequence TTGTCCACACCTCAATTGAAAACAGATTCGCTCGCCTTCAGCCTGCTCGGCGCAGCGCGCGCGGTCGCCCAGGTGCGCGAAGGCACCGCGCTGCCGCAGGCGCTTGCCACCGTATTCGCGCAAACCCATGCGACGCCGCAGGCACGCGGCGCGATGCAGGACATTGCCTATCGCACCATGCGCCGGCTCGCGCGCGCGGAAGCGCTCGTGTCGCGCCTGACGAGCAAGCCGCCGACGCCGGTCCTGCTGCATGCCTTGCTGTGCTGCGCGTTGGCGCTCGTTTCCGATCCCGAGGACGATGCGGGCGACACGCCCTACGAATCGTTTACCGTGGTCGATCAGGCGGTGAACGCGGCAGCCGCCGAGCGCGCGATCGCGCACGCGAAAGGCATGGTCAACGCCGTCCTGCGCCGCTTCCTGCGCGAGCGCGGCACGCTGTTGCCGCAGGTATTGAGGCAGCCGGAAGTCGAGTGGAACTATCCGGCGTGGTGGATCGATGCGACGCAGGCCGCCTACCCCGCCGACTGGCAATCGATTCTGCGCATCGGCAACGGGGCACCGCCGCTGACCCTGCGCGTGAACCGGCGCAAGACCACGGTGACGGATTACATGAACACCCTGGCGGCGAATCAGCTGAATGCCGCACAGGTCGGCCCCGATGCCGTGCGGCTGATCAGGCCTGTACCGGTTGCGCAAATCCCCGGCTTCGCCGAAGGACTGGCATCGGTGCAGGACGCCGCCGCGCAACTGGCTGCGCCGCTGCTCGACCTGCACGACGGCATGCGCGTGCTCGATGCCTGCGCCGCGCCGGGCGGCAAGAGCGGCCACATTCTCGAATGCGCCGATGTCGATCTGACAGCGCTCGACAGCGATCCGAAGCGGCTCGCCCGTGTCGACGACAATCTGCAGCGCCTGCAACTGGCCGCCACGCTCAAGACAGGCGATGCGGGCCGCACCGGCTGGTGGGACGGCAAGCCCTTCGACCGCATCCTGGCCGACGTGCCCTGCACCGCCTCCGGCATCGTGCGGCGGCATCCCGACATCCGCTGGCTGCGCCGCAGCGACGACGCTGCCAGGCTTGCAACAGTTTCGGCGCGAATTCTCGACAACCTTTGGCAGATGCTTCGGCCCGATGGTAAATTGCTGTTTGTGACCTGCTCCATCTGGCCGCAGGAATCGGAAATGCAGGCTGCCGATTTTGCAACACGCCACCGCGCGACACGGCTGGAGGCGCCCGGACAATTGCTGCCCGCAGCGTCGGCCGAACAGGATCACGACGGCCTGTATTACGCACTGTTTCAAAAGACCGCTGCCTGA
- a CDS encoding LysE family translocator, which produces MNFLGISDFGLFCAAVLLLNATPGPDTAYIVGRSVAQGRAAGLMSALGISVGCCVHAIASALGLSAILAASATAFMAIKLAGGAYLVYLGIRMLLAKPADLSASIAVREERPLRTIFWQAVVTNVLNPKVILFFLAFIPQFVHGDSSQKMLAFLVLGIVFAVISMCWNSGTAFLAGTLARRAGNNPQAKLWLERSVGAAFVALGLKLALTKN; this is translated from the coding sequence ATGAATTTTCTCGGCATTTCCGATTTCGGCCTGTTTTGCGCGGCGGTATTGTTGCTCAACGCCACCCCCGGCCCCGACACCGCCTACATCGTCGGCAGAAGCGTGGCGCAGGGCCGCGCCGCCGGGCTGATGTCGGCACTCGGCATTTCGGTCGGCTGCTGCGTGCATGCCATCGCTTCCGCGCTCGGCCTGAGTGCGATTCTCGCGGCGTCGGCCACCGCCTTCATGGCGATCAAGCTGGCCGGCGGCGCGTATCTGGTGTATCTCGGCATCCGCATGCTGCTGGCGAAACCGGCCGACCTGTCGGCATCGATCGCGGTGCGCGAGGAACGTCCGCTGCGCACGATCTTCTGGCAGGCCGTCGTGACCAATGTGCTCAACCCGAAAGTCATCCTGTTTTTCCTCGCCTTCATTCCGCAATTCGTGCACGGCGATTCGTCGCAGAAGATGCTCGCCTTCCTCGTGCTCGGCATCGTCTTTGCCGTCATCAGCATGTGCTGGAACAGCGGCACCGCATTCCTCGCGGGCACGCTGGCGCGACGCGCAGGCAACAATCCGCAGGCAAAGCTGTGGCTCGAACGCAGCGTCGGCGCAGCCTTCGTCGCGCTCGGCCTGAAACTCGCACTCACCAAGAACTGA
- a CDS encoding alpha/beta hydrolase — MSGPRDGQLSASDGTRLFIADWPVDNAQGGVVLMHGLGEHCGRYAHIARFFNECGWSVRSYDHRGHGRSEGARGDVPDEETILRDAQLVVDDFARQFDEPPLLLGHSMGGLFAARFATAALSPLRGLILSSPALAVPMSGMQKLLLKAMRAVAPGFGIPNGLQLRYLSHDSAVVAAYEKDPLVHPKISARLLGSMLAAIAFAHAHAATLAIPTLMVVADDDRLVDPAGSHAFFARLAPGVGTMHRYPGFYHELFNELEAQHVFDDVRQWLNRMESVESRVA, encoded by the coding sequence ATGAGCGGTCCGCGCGACGGGCAGTTGTCCGCCAGCGACGGCACGCGCCTGTTCATCGCCGACTGGCCCGTTGATAACGCGCAAGGCGGCGTCGTGCTGATGCACGGACTCGGCGAGCATTGCGGACGTTATGCGCACATCGCGCGCTTCTTCAACGAATGCGGCTGGTCGGTGCGCAGCTATGACCATCGCGGCCATGGCCGGTCGGAGGGTGCGCGCGGCGACGTGCCGGACGAGGAAACAATCCTGCGCGACGCGCAGCTGGTGGTGGACGATTTTGCGCGGCAGTTCGACGAACCACCGCTGCTGCTCGGTCACAGCATGGGCGGATTGTTCGCGGCGCGCTTCGCCACCGCTGCACTGTCGCCCTTGCGCGGCCTGATCCTGTCCTCGCCCGCGCTGGCCGTGCCGATGTCAGGAATGCAAAAGCTGCTGCTGAAGGCAATGCGCGCGGTCGCGCCGGGATTCGGCATACCGAACGGCTTGCAATTGCGCTATCTGTCGCACGATTCAGCGGTCGTGGCCGCATACGAAAAGGATCCGCTGGTGCATCCGAAGATCAGCGCACGCCTGCTGGGCAGCATGCTGGCAGCCATCGCGTTTGCACATGCCCATGCGGCGACACTTGCCATACCGACATTGATGGTGGTCGCCGATGACGACCGACTCGTCGATCCGGCGGGCAGCCATGCATTCTTTGCACGACTTGCGCCGGGCGTCGGCACCATGCACCGCTATCCCGGCTTCTACCACGAACTCTTCAATGAGCTGGAAGCGCAGCACGTCTTCGACGATGTCCGTCAATGGCTGAACCGCATGGAGAGCGTCGAATCACGGGTGGCATAA
- a CDS encoding DUF1840 domain-containing protein produces MLVTFKSKAAADVLMYEEHAKRILDLLHKDVSKGILTAAELPDAIARLEAEIAESKKHPELEATQRDSDTRDGDADDDNEQERAKTVSFSTRAYPLLEMMRAAQRDNRDVMWGV; encoded by the coding sequence ATGTTGGTCACATTCAAGTCGAAAGCCGCAGCCGACGTGCTGATGTATGAAGAGCATGCCAAGCGCATCCTCGATCTGCTGCACAAGGACGTCAGCAAGGGCATCCTCACCGCCGCCGAATTGCCCGATGCCATTGCGCGGCTGGAAGCGGAAATTGCCGAAAGCAAAAAACATCCGGAATTGGAAGCCACACAGCGCGATAGCGATACGCGCGACGGCGATGCCGACGACGACAACGAGCAAGAGCGGGCCAAGACCGTCAGCTTTTCCACCCGCGCCTATCCGTTGCTGGAAATGATGCGCGCCGCGCAACGCGACAATCGCGACGTGATGTGGGGCGTTTGA
- a CDS encoding MFS transporter, which translates to MRRLTGAAAVRVYLCFAFGYLLSYAFRSINAVIAPALIDDVGLTNSGLGLLSATYFLTFSALQLPLGIWLDKYGPRRTEAALLLFAAAGAAIFAMSSTLSGLLLGRALIGVGVSACLMASYKAYRLWFAPERQSQLASWMLVAGTAGALAATVPVNAALPWIGWRGVFWVMSGMIVLAAAAIHVVLRDVEAACATPHGHAVAGNAQGAEHGYRQIFGNPYFRRAAVIGFISHGSFIALQTLWIGPWMTTVLGMSKERMAEILFAFNFCLMLAYLGASWWMPRFVSHDGRHGWPATRAITFMLLGSLLVQATILFLATSWAWMLWIAFAFFITVTTLIQSSVSLSFPSALAGRANSAYNLTLFVGAFVVQWGIGLLIDAFKARGALPADAMRAAFALCLACQLAAFIAFLANRAQPQKT; encoded by the coding sequence GTGCGCCGCCTGACTGGCGCCGCGGCCGTGCGGGTGTATCTGTGCTTCGCCTTCGGCTATCTGCTGTCCTATGCGTTTCGCTCGATCAATGCCGTCATCGCGCCGGCATTGATCGACGACGTGGGTCTGACGAACTCCGGACTCGGCCTGTTGTCGGCCACGTATTTCCTCACCTTTTCCGCCTTGCAACTGCCGCTCGGCATCTGGCTCGACAAGTACGGGCCGCGCAGGACCGAAGCGGCGCTGCTGCTGTTTGCGGCAGCGGGCGCGGCGATCTTCGCGATGAGTTCGACGCTGTCCGGCCTGCTGCTCGGGCGCGCGCTGATCGGAGTCGGCGTGTCGGCCTGCCTGATGGCGTCGTACAAGGCGTACCGACTATGGTTCGCGCCGGAACGGCAAAGCCAGCTGGCGAGCTGGATGCTGGTAGCCGGCACCGCTGGCGCGCTGGCCGCCACGGTGCCGGTCAATGCGGCGCTGCCATGGATAGGCTGGCGCGGCGTGTTCTGGGTGATGAGCGGCATGATCGTGCTGGCGGCCGCCGCGATCCATGTCGTGCTGCGGGATGTGGAAGCCGCATGCGCCACGCCGCACGGACATGCCGTCGCAGGCAATGCGCAAGGCGCGGAACACGGTTACCGGCAGATTTTCGGCAATCCCTATTTCCGCCGCGCCGCCGTGATCGGCTTCATCAGCCACGGCAGCTTCATCGCGCTGCAAACGCTGTGGATCGGACCGTGGATGACGACGGTGCTCGGCATGAGCAAGGAGCGCATGGCGGAAATCCTGTTCGCGTTCAATTTCTGCCTGATGCTGGCGTATCTCGGCGCGTCATGGTGGATGCCGCGCTTCGTTTCGCACGATGGTCGCCATGGCTGGCCGGCCACGCGCGCCATCACGTTCATGCTGCTGGGATCGCTGCTGGTGCAGGCCACGATCCTCTTTCTTGCCACCTCGTGGGCGTGGATGCTGTGGATCGCGTTTGCGTTTTTCATTACCGTCACGACACTCATCCAGTCGAGCGTCAGCCTTTCTTTCCCCTCGGCATTGGCCGGCCGCGCCAACAGCGCCTACAACCTCACGCTCTTCGTCGGCGCATTCGTCGTGCAGTGGGGCATCGGGCTGCTGATCGATGCATTCAAGGCCCGTGGCGCATTGCCCGCCGATGCCATGCGCGCCGCCTTCGCGCTGTGCCTCGCCTGTCAGCTCGCAGCCTTCATCGCCTTTCTGGCGAACCGCGCGCAGCCGCAAAAAACATGA
- a CDS encoding DMT family transporter, with amino-acid sequence MLIGFLCALGAGLMWGLVFVAPLMLADYPGVVLSFGRYVGFGLIALVPAFFDRERIARLTRADWSAAFKLALVGNILYYAALATAIQLADAPLPAMLIGTLPVVISICSNWSPGHPSEAVAWKRLAPSLIIIFMGLMLVNASELRHLDGRRPLSDYALGCIITVGAVAAWTWYPIMNARHLKLHPHIRSSTWATAQGLATLPLAVIGFIGYGVYVYFSGSDYAFPLGPRPLPFIGLMLVLGLCASWLGTLLWNRASQHLPTSLAGQLIVFETLSALLYAFILRGKMPDMQILVGIALLCMGVMLGIRTFRAVRTA; translated from the coding sequence ATGCTGATCGGTTTTCTCTGCGCACTTGGCGCGGGCCTGATGTGGGGCCTCGTGTTCGTCGCGCCCCTGATGCTCGCCGACTATCCCGGTGTCGTGCTGTCGTTCGGACGCTATGTCGGCTTCGGCCTGATCGCGCTGGTCCCGGCCTTCTTCGACCGCGAGCGCATTGCAAGGCTGACAAGAGCCGACTGGAGCGCCGCCTTCAAGCTCGCGCTGGTCGGCAACATCCTCTATTACGCCGCGCTGGCGACCGCGATCCAGCTCGCCGACGCGCCCCTGCCGGCGATGCTGATCGGCACGCTGCCGGTGGTCATTTCGATCTGCTCCAACTGGTCGCCCGGCCATCCGTCCGAAGCGGTGGCATGGAAGCGGCTGGCGCCTTCTCTGATCATCATCTTCATGGGCCTGATGCTGGTGAACGCGAGCGAACTGCGGCACCTCGACGGCCGACGGCCGCTGTCCGACTATGCGCTCGGCTGCATCATCACCGTCGGCGCGGTCGCCGCATGGACCTGGTATCCGATCATGAATGCGCGCCACCTCAAGTTGCATCCGCACATCCGTTCCTCGACCTGGGCCACCGCGCAAGGCCTGGCGACGCTGCCGCTGGCCGTGATCGGCTTCATCGGCTACGGCGTGTATGTATATTTTTCCGGCAGCGATTATGCATTTCCGCTCGGCCCGCGCCCGCTGCCCTTCATCGGCCTGATGCTGGTGCTGGGCCTGTGCGCCTCGTGGCTAGGCACCCTGCTGTGGAATCGCGCCAGCCAGCATCTGCCGACTTCGCTGGCGGGCCAGCTGATCGTGTTTGAAACGCTGTCCGCCTTGCTGTACGCCTTCATCCTGCGCGGCAAGATGCCGGACATGCAGATTCTGGTCGGCATCGCACTGCTGTGCATGGGCGTCATGCTGGGGATACGCACCTTCCGCGCCGTTCGCACTGCCTGA
- a CDS encoding AraC family transcriptional regulator, giving the protein MFHHPSEFVTFKSSPHLPGVELYSARLVDHAFAPHVHDGYSLGAIEAGVERFRYRGAEHLAPAGTLVLLNPDELHTGQAEVDAGWTYQMLYIEPDTLREMTGSEAFFPDAAVHDPALAAAYHATFRKLWHAPDDLAFVSGFTRLIDAMVVRYGRNAKALQQKPTQESAHQMRRKASMQRVLDCIEAQLDQTLNIDMLAAEAGLSMFHFVRAFSAAFHVTPHQYVQARRAARAKSLLAQKAAPSETALAVGLTDQSHLNRWFKRAYGVTPAQYQQQIGTRPVAGRRA; this is encoded by the coding sequence ATGTTCCATCACCCCTCCGAATTCGTCACCTTCAAGTCCAGCCCGCATCTGCCGGGCGTGGAGCTGTATTCGGCGCGGCTGGTGGATCACGCCTTCGCGCCGCACGTGCACGACGGCTATTCACTGGGCGCGATCGAGGCGGGCGTCGAGCGTTTCCGCTACCGGGGCGCGGAACATCTGGCGCCGGCCGGCACGCTGGTGCTGCTCAACCCTGATGAGCTGCACACCGGGCAGGCCGAGGTCGATGCCGGCTGGACCTATCAGATGCTGTACATCGAGCCGGACACGCTGCGCGAGATGACGGGCAGCGAAGCTTTCTTCCCTGACGCGGCAGTGCACGATCCGGCGCTGGCGGCGGCCTATCACGCGACCTTCCGCAAGCTGTGGCACGCGCCGGACGATCTCGCGTTCGTCTCCGGTTTCACGCGGCTGATCGATGCGATGGTGGTGCGCTACGGCCGCAATGCGAAGGCGCTGCAGCAGAAACCAACGCAGGAATCGGCACACCAGATGCGGCGCAAGGCCTCGATGCAGCGCGTGCTCGATTGCATCGAGGCGCAGCTGGACCAGACCCTGAACATCGACATGCTGGCAGCGGAGGCCGGGCTGTCGATGTTCCATTTCGTGCGCGCGTTTTCCGCCGCCTTCCACGTCACGCCGCACCAGTATGTGCAGGCGCGCCGCGCCGCGCGCGCCAAGTCGCTGCTGGCGCAAAAGGCCGCGCCATCGGAAACGGCGCTGGCCGTGGGCCTCACCGACCAGAGCCATCTGAACCGCTGGTTCAAGCGCGCCTACGGCGTCACGCCGGCGCAGTACCAACAGCAAATCGGTACAAGACCGGTCGCCGGCAGGCGCGCATAA
- a CDS encoding PLP-dependent aminotransferase family protein has protein sequence MDSQTLYRQLADHYLAAIKAGTLAQGERMPSVRSLMRKHAVSLSTALQSLRQLESEGWVEARPRSGYFVRRPWSKTILPLEEPSVSRPPDPAQYVGIHARVSEFIAQGRRHPVKVNLSGARAAPELYPAEELKNAAIRALRREPGMLVRGTSPGGNAHFRTVLARRAMESGMVLSPDDITVTHGCSEGLNLALRAVAQAGDVIAVESPAYFGLLQILESLGLRALEIPTSATTGLSLDALELAMRTYDNIKAVVVVPHLQNPLGSIMPDEHKRRLVQLCERRAVPLIEDDCYSDLVDVAAPLNAVKSWDRSGNVIHCASLSKTLAPGMRLGWMVAGRWQARVTMLKYAQSHDNEEWSQLAAADYIASPAFERHLRRLRTALRQQRERVAEAIATAFPSGTRLNMPDGGLTLWLELPNKLSSDKVFEAAMQEGILVAPGAMFSNSSRFDHFLRISCGFPHTRDIEEAMRRLGGIVAMLSRKAA, from the coding sequence ATGGATTCGCAAACTCTCTACCGGCAGCTGGCAGACCACTATCTGGCCGCGATCAAGGCCGGCACGCTGGCGCAGGGCGAGCGCATGCCGTCCGTGCGTTCCCTTATGCGCAAGCATGCTGTCAGCCTGTCCACCGCACTGCAGTCCCTGCGCCAACTTGAAAGCGAAGGCTGGGTCGAGGCACGCCCGCGCTCCGGCTATTTCGTGCGCAGGCCGTGGAGCAAGACCATTCTGCCGCTCGAGGAACCGAGCGTCTCGCGGCCGCCCGATCCGGCGCAATACGTCGGCATCCATGCCCGCGTGTCGGAATTCATCGCGCAAGGACGCCGCCATCCGGTGAAGGTCAATCTGTCGGGGGCGCGTGCCGCACCCGAGCTGTATCCGGCGGAAGAACTCAAGAATGCCGCGATCCGCGCGTTGCGGCGCGAGCCCGGCATGCTGGTGCGCGGCACTTCGCCCGGCGGCAATGCGCACTTCAGAACGGTACTGGCCAGGCGCGCAATGGAAAGCGGCATGGTGCTGTCGCCGGACGACATCACGGTCACGCATGGCTGCAGCGAAGGACTCAATCTTGCGCTGCGGGCGGTGGCGCAGGCGGGGGATGTCATCGCGGTCGAGTCGCCCGCGTATTTCGGCCTGCTGCAGATCCTCGAAAGCCTCGGCCTGCGCGCGCTGGAAATCCCGACCAGCGCCACCACCGGCCTGTCGCTCGATGCGCTGGAACTGGCCATGCGCACCTACGACAACATCAAGGCGGTGGTGGTGGTGCCGCATCTGCAGAATCCGCTGGGAAGTATCATGCCCGACGAGCACAAGCGGCGCCTGGTGCAACTGTGCGAACGCCGCGCTGTCCCGCTGATCGAAGACGATTGCTATAGCGACCTCGTTGATGTCGCCGCGCCGCTCAATGCAGTGAAGTCCTGGGACCGCAGCGGCAACGTCATCCATTGCGCATCGCTCAGCAAGACCCTCGCGCCCGGCATGCGGCTCGGCTGGATGGTCGCTGGCCGCTGGCAGGCACGGGTGACGATGCTCAAGTATGCGCAGTCGCACGACAACGAGGAATGGTCGCAGCTTGCGGCGGCTGATTACATTGCCTCGCCCGCCTTCGAACGCCATCTGCGCCGTCTGCGCACCGCACTGCGGCAACAGCGCGAGCGCGTGGCCGAGGCGATCGCCACCGCCTTCCCGTCCGGCACGCGGTTGAACATGCCCGATGGCGGCCTTACGCTATGGCTCGAGCTGCCGAACAAATTGTCATCGGACAAGGTGTTCGAGGCAGCGATGCAGGAAGGGATACTCGTCGCGCCCGGCGCCATGTTCTCCAACTCCAGCCGCTTCGATCATTTCCTTCGCATCAGTTGCGGCTTCCCCCACACCCGGGATATTGAAGAAGCGATGCGCCGCCTCGGCGGAATCGTCGCCATGTTGTCGCGCAAGGCGGCCTGA